A single Sulfurimonas aquatica DNA region contains:
- a CDS encoding tetratricopeptide repeat protein codes for MKKIILLLCVFLGTLYANNYKFANFYYKIANYEKAIEYIKKDTLNYENAKLHLLWGKCELGLGNTNEAMAAFERALIFDEHNVEAELALLKLYDESGRVELSESMLQTLEQEDISEVQKEYISKIQGRQLETYSLRALAGVGYDSNINVSADVDELNKYYGVGGNIGAESTLFGTVNGAIEYKNELQSKDEWYVKAKGNLFYQNNLDAHYYDMFFGGVEAGVGYARANYNLYIPLAYNRLHYLETDLFSQYSLNPQLTYALDQNFILLSNISYLNRSYLKAEYESRGYSAIGGSLGVYYLLENNFVYLNAKVNNHSSKTSNSGAYVSKLLYSLSLGMSYRVNEWLGSRVDYLYRGSRYEDSLLASDTKRSDNYNQVKVKLFHDFDENFQLFTSLEYAQNSSNYVPAEYRKYVGMLGLEIKY; via the coding sequence ATGAAAAAAATAATTTTACTTTTATGTGTCTTTTTAGGCACACTATATGCCAATAATTATAAGTTCGCAAACTTTTATTATAAAATTGCAAACTATGAGAAGGCTATAGAGTACATCAAAAAAGATACACTAAACTATGAAAATGCAAAACTACATCTGCTCTGGGGAAAGTGTGAACTTGGATTGGGAAATACAAATGAAGCGATGGCTGCGTTTGAGAGAGCACTGATATTTGATGAGCATAATGTTGAAGCTGAGTTGGCATTACTGAAACTTTATGATGAGAGTGGAAGAGTTGAGCTGAGTGAGAGTATGCTACAAACTTTAGAACAAGAAGATATAAGTGAAGTGCAAAAAGAGTATATTTCTAAGATACAAGGCAGACAGCTTGAAACTTACTCCCTAAGAGCTTTAGCTGGAGTAGGATATGACTCAAACATAAATGTTTCCGCAGATGTTGATGAGTTAAATAAGTACTACGGAGTAGGCGGAAACATAGGAGCAGAGTCAACACTCTTTGGAACAGTAAATGGAGCGATAGAGTATAAAAATGAGCTCCAAAGTAAGGATGAGTGGTATGTAAAAGCAAAGGGAAATCTCTTCTATCAAAACAATCTAGATGCACACTACTATGATATGTTTTTTGGAGGAGTAGAAGCTGGAGTAGGATATGCAAGAGCTAACTATAACCTTTATATTCCTTTGGCATATAATAGACTGCACTATCTAGAGACAGATCTGTTTTCTCAGTATAGTCTAAACCCACAGCTCACTTATGCATTAGATCAAAACTTCATTTTGTTATCTAATATAAGTTATTTGAATCGTTCATATTTAAAAGCAGAGTATGAGTCTCGAGGATATAGTGCCATAGGCGGCTCTTTAGGAGTTTACTATCTTTTAGAAAACAACTTTGTTTATCTAAACGCAAAAGTAAATAACCACTCTTCAAAAACTTCAAACAGTGGTGCTTATGTGAGTAAGTTACTCTATTCACTCTCTTTGGGAATGAGTTACAGAGTTAATGAATGGCTTGGTAGTAGAGTAGATTATCTTTATCGAGGTTCGAGGTATGAGGATAGTTTATTAGCTAGTGATACAAAAAGAAGTGACAATTACAACCAAGTGAAAGTGAAGCTTTTTCATGATTTTGATGAAAATTTTCAACTCTTTACATCTCTTGAGTATGCCCAAAATAGTTCCAACTATGTTCCCGCAGAGTATAGGAAATATGTTGGTATGCTTGGTTTAGAAATAAAATATTAA
- a CDS encoding cadherin-like domain-containing protein → MNGTNPSIAKIDNLGGYVIVWQGDDLDGDYSIVTQKMNPDGTRDGNTTILEAINKFNKDDLEPQVTGLAYDGSYAVTWYGEDSDGGGEFSVFVQKFSSDGSLDGATTILEAPSSTTKDDKFPTILAPKTDGSFIVAFTGQEDGSEGGDWSVFIQRFAADGTLDGNATRLEPTGITDKDDGEVQLASIGSDGSYVAVWSGKDSTNDLTIYSQKFHADGSLDGNVTELVSDVIQKQDIMPVVTGLGTSGAYSVAWSGQDLDGGDYSIFTQKFAADGSFDGPVVHLEAINVLNKVDTTPSITALGVDGAYAVAWTGEDEGGDNSVYTQIFNSNGTLNGSVSIHEAIGTTDQHDTKPDISSIGPDGKMLLAWFGERGTQDYIYTQMFDANGTLSGGATELDKGVVVKIAELNNEEYALAVDRVINAGKNEVYTQKINSDSTVVFGSLIYGDVAIEVVIDAAATYYEATYTGGDLYMSDGTTYISSPGEVLAGDADASILKVLDSSQVEVSVTKTIPTYVTSSILPIEISVAELLANDTDADGDTLTITNTLLSVNGTVSLPIDGIITFIPSALGLGGFGYVVDDGNGGTALGAVFITIE, encoded by the coding sequence ATGAATGGGACAAATCCAAGCATAGCAAAAATTGACAACCTTGGTGGATATGTCATTGTATGGCAAGGAGATGATTTGGATGGTGACTATTCTATAGTTACTCAAAAGATGAATCCAGATGGAACACGTGATGGAAATACTACTATCCTTGAAGCTATCAATAAGTTTAATAAAGACGACCTTGAACCTCAGGTTACAGGTTTAGCATATGACGGTTCTTATGCAGTTACATGGTATGGTGAAGATAGCGATGGAGGAGGGGAATTCTCTGTATTTGTGCAAAAATTTAGTTCTGATGGAAGTTTAGATGGAGCTACAACAATACTAGAAGCTCCAAGTTCAACAACTAAAGATGATAAGTTTCCTACTATACTTGCTCCTAAGACGGATGGCTCTTTTATAGTGGCGTTTACTGGTCAAGAAGATGGATCAGAGGGTGGTGATTGGTCAGTATTTATACAGAGATTCGCAGCGGATGGAACTCTTGATGGAAATGCTACAAGGTTGGAACCAACAGGAATCACAGACAAAGATGATGGTGAAGTACAACTTGCTAGTATAGGGAGTGATGGCTCTTATGTAGCGGTGTGGTCGGGTAAAGATAGTACAAATGATCTAACTATCTACTCACAAAAGTTTCATGCAGATGGAAGCCTAGATGGCAATGTAACTGAGCTTGTCTCAGATGTGATTCAAAAACAAGACATTATGCCAGTTGTAACTGGATTAGGGACTAGTGGAGCATACTCAGTAGCTTGGTCTGGTCAAGACTTAGATGGTGGGGATTATTCAATATTTACTCAAAAATTTGCTGCTGATGGCTCATTTGATGGTCCTGTAGTTCATTTAGAAGCAATAAATGTACTAAATAAAGTGGATACAACACCAAGCATAACCGCTCTTGGTGTAGATGGCGCTTATGCAGTAGCATGGACAGGTGAAGATGAAGGTGGTGATAACTCAGTCTATACTCAAATATTTAACTCAAATGGAACCTTAAATGGTAGTGTAAGTATACATGAAGCTATAGGTACAACAGACCAACATGATACAAAACCAGATATCAGCTCTATTGGTCCTGATGGGAAAATGCTTCTAGCTTGGTTTGGAGAAAGAGGAACACAAGATTATATATACACTCAAATGTTTGATGCAAACGGTACATTGAGTGGTGGGGCTACAGAACTTGATAAAGGTGTTGTAGTTAAAATAGCAGAACTTAATAATGAAGAGTATGCACTAGCAGTCGATAGAGTGATAAATGCAGGTAAAAATGAAGTCTATACGCAAAAAATCAATTCTGATTCTACTGTTGTGTTTGGAAGTCTTATTTATGGAGATGTAGCTATTGAAGTAGTCATAGATGCGGCTGCTACATATTACGAAGCAACATACACTGGAGGAGACTTATATATGAGTGATGGAACAACATATATCTCAAGTCCTGGTGAAGTATTAGCTGGGGATGCGGATGCATCTATACTAAAAGTGCTAGACTCTTCACAAGTTGAAGTGTCTGTAACAAAAACTATTCCTACATATGTTACGAGTTCCATTCTACCTATTGAAATAAGTGTAGCAGAGCTTTTAGCAAACGATACAGATGCTGATGGAGATACTCTTACTATAACAAATACTTTATTGAGTGTTAATGGGACTGTCTCACTACCAATTGATGGTATTATTACATTTATTCCAAGTGCTTTAGGACTCGGTGGGTTCGGCTATGTAGTAGATGATGGTAATGGTGGAACTGCATTAGGTGCTGTATTTATAACAATAGAATAA